A window of Bos taurus isolate L1 Dominette 01449 registration number 42190680 breed Hereford chromosome 19, ARS-UCD2.0, whole genome shotgun sequence contains these coding sequences:
- the NDUFAF8 gene encoding NADH dehydrogenase [ubiquinone] 1 alpha subcomplex assembly factor 8, translating to MSGNGAVWGRVRSRLRAFPECLAACGAEAAAYGRCVQASTAPGGCLKKDLCAQEFEALRSCFAAAAKNTLTGGR from the exons ATGTCGGGGAACGGAGCTGTGTGGGGTCGCGTGCGAAGCCGCCTCCGCGCCTTCCCCGAGTGTCTAGCTGCCTGTGGAGCCGAG GCCGCGGCCTACGGCAGGTGCGTGCAGGCGTCCACTGCCCCGGGGGGCTGCTTGAAGAAGGATCTGTGCGCGCAGGAGTTCGAGGCTTTGCGGAGCTGCTTCGCTGCTGCG GCTAAGAACACCCTGACAGGAGGCCGTTAG